The genomic interval GATTGACTTATTTAGAGAATACGTATCAATTTTATAATATATCAGCCTTTAAAACAGGGGTAATTGATGACGAATTTGTGTGCATATTGCCATTTATTACTTAAAAAAATTATTTCACTCCGTTTTTTAATGAGTTCACTCCATTTTGTTTTGTTAAGTTGTTGATATCATGCAAATTTGATGTTTTAACAATGTCATTTATGAAAATATCCTCTTTAAAAGGCGCTTTATTGGTTCAGTATTTAATTGTTTCTATTTTGATGATTACCAGCTTGTCTGGTTTTTCTCAGGATAAAAAGGATACCTCTGATAAAGAAAATCAAGAAAAAAAAGATTCTATAAAACCTACGGATGCTAAAAAATTGACGTATCAGAAATTTTTAAAAGAAGGGAATGTTAAAAAAGGATTGTTCAATGTATATGCTATAAAAGAAGATTACTATTTTGAAGTTCCAGATTCATTATTATCTAGAGATTTGTTAATTGTAAATAAAGTGTCTAGCGTTCCTTATGCTTTAAACGGACATGGTTTAAACAAAGGGATGACTTTTGAAACCAAACTTGTTCGTTTTTATAAAGACACTGATTTAAACAAAGTTTGGGTTAAAACCATAAATCCTAGGGTTCAATCTCCAGAAAATGATGCAATTACTTTATCAGTAAAAGATAATTTTGGGGAGTCTATTATAGAAGAATTTGAAATTGAAAGTAAAAATACAGACTCTACTTCTGTATTTATTAAAGTAAATAAAATTTTTAATGGTAAAAAACAAAGTTTTAGCGATGTACTTACAAATATAGGTTTAGGAGGAAGTATAAAAACAAACTTGTCTATTTTAGAAAGTATAAAATCCTTTCCTGAAAATATTGTTGTAAAATCGTTGTTAACCACTTCTGTTAAAGAAGGAGCAAGTGCAGCATTACCTTTAACAATTGGTATTACTACAAATATTGTTTTATTGCCAATAGATGTAATGAAACCTCGTTTTTCAGACAAACGTATTGGGTATTTTACAAAACCGATGGATTATTTTTCTGATGATCAACAAGAAGTTGAATCTAGAGGAATGATTACAAGATGGAGATTAGAACCTAGAGAAGAAGATATCGAAAAATATAAACGAGGAGAATTGGTGCAACCTAAAAAACAAATTATTTATTATTTAGATCCTGCTACCCCAAAACAATGGCGCCCTTTTATAGAACGGGGTGTGTATGATTGGAATGTAGCTTTTGAAGCAGCTGGATTTAAAAATGTATTAAAAGTGAAGTTTCCTTCTAAAGAGGATAAAGATTTTGATGCAGATGATGTTCGCTATTCTGTAATTACCTATGCAGCATCAGAAAAACAGAATGCTATGGGACCTTCTATTGTAGATCCTAGAAGTGGAGAAATATTAGAATCAGATATTATTTGGTGGCATAATTTAATGAAAGGTTTACATTCTTGGATTCGTGTGCAAACAGGTCCTATCGATCCAAAAGCAAGACCAAACAAGTTTTCTAACCAACATATGGGAGAAGCAATTCGTTTTGTTTCATCTCACGAAGTTGGTCATACCTTTGGATTAAAACATAATATGGGTGCATCATTTAGTTATCCTGTAGATTCTTTAAGATCTAAAACGTTTACCGCTAAAATGGGAGGGACAGCACCGTCTATTATGGATTATGCTCGTTTTAATTATGTAGCGCAACCAGAAGACAACGTTACAGATATTACCCCTAAAATTGGTGTGTATGATACCTATGCAATTGATTGGGGATATAGATGGATGGATGAGACATCTGCTCACCAAGAAATTCCAGTATTAAACCAATGGATTCGTAAGCATGAAAATGATCCTTTATATTTTTATGGACCACAACAAGGTGAAGTAATTGACCCTAGGTCTCAAAGTGAAGATTTAGGAGATAATGCTGTAAAAGCAAGTGAATATGGCTTAAAGAATTTAAAGAGAATATTGCCAAATATTTTAAGTTGGACAGCAGCAGAAGGGCAGGATTATTACAAAGCATCTAAACTATACAAGGCAGTTATAGACCAATGGTCTACCTATAATGGTCATGTAATGGCAAATATTGGAGGAGTGTATATAAACAATACCGTTTATGGTGATGGAAAAGACACTTTTGAACCAGTATCTACAAAAATGCAAAAAGAAGCATTGCATTATATTATACAAAATGCTGTTTTACCACAAAAATGGTTGTTTATGCCAAATATTATCAATAAAGTTTTTGCAGTAAGAGATGCTCCAGATGGAGAACGATATTATTCTCCTGTTTCTATGTTACGTATTTATCAAACAAACGTTATTTACGCTTTGATAAAAACAGATAGATTGATGAGAATTACAGAAAATGAAGTTTTAGTGAAAGATAATCAAGAGGTTTTTACAGAAGAATATGTATTCGATAGTTTATTTGAAGCCATTTTTAAGAAAACTGAAAAGGGAAAATCTTTAGATATGTTTGATCGTATTACACAGAAAAACTATGTAGATGTTTTAACTGTAGATAGAAATAAGTTGTTAGAAAAAACAAAGGAAAATACAATTTCTGAAGACGCTAATAATTTTAAAAATGTACACTTTTCATATTTACCTAGAGTTGCAGATATTGGAACTAGTAAAAGAGCTGCATTAGAGAAAATATTGGTGCTTTTAAAAAGAAAGAAAAATAGAGGAAATAGAGCTACTAAAGCACATTATAGTGATTTAATGGCAAGAATTGAATATAATTTGAAAAATTAAATCATGAAGAAATTAATATACCTGTTAGTTTTTATTCCTAGTTTACTTTTTGCACAGCAAGAAAAAGTAATCAACGGAAAAGTTATTGACGCTGGCTTTAAAATGCCAATTGTTGGTGCATCTGTGTACGCATCGTCTGCAATTATAGGAAATACAACCAATACAGACGGAGTTATACAAGGCACAATGTTGGGAACTACCACAGATTTTGATGGTAATTTTTCTCTAAAAATAGGAGCAGACATTAAGTTTCTTTTGGTTTCTTATATGGGATATGAAACTGAAAAAATTGATGTTTCTAAAATTACTTCAAACGTATCTATTACTTTAAAAGAGAGTTCAGAAAGTTTGGATGAAGTTGTTTTAACTGGATATCAAAAAATTGAAAAGCGCAAAATAACCTCTTCTTATGCAGAGGTAGAAATGACAGATATCAATCAAGCAGGTGTTGCTAGTGTAGATCAAATGTTGGTTGGGCAATTATCGGGTGTATCTATTCAGCCTATAAGTGGTGCTCCAGGTGCACCTTCAAAAATATCTATTAGAGGAGCTGCAACTTTAAATGGTTCTTCAGATCCTTTATGGGTGTTAGACGGAATTCCGTTAGAAGGAAATGATATTCCACAAGATTTTAGAGATAAAGATAATATCGATAATTTACAATCGTACCCAATTGCAGGTTTAAATCCAGAAGACATAGAAAGTATTACGGTTTTAAAAGATGCTTCTGCTACTTCTATTTATGGTGCAAGAGCAGCAAATGGAGTAATTGTGATCACTAGTAAAAATGGAAAAAAAGGAGCAATGCGCATAAATGTAAATGCGAATGTATTTGTAACTCAAAAACCAGATTTTAGTAAGTTGAATTTAATGAATTCTGCTCAAAAAGTAGATTTCGAATTACTTTTGGCAAGTAGATCCGATTTAAAATATCAGCAAGATAGAGGAGAGGTTGCTAGAATTTTAAATAATTACAGCGAGTATGACAATTTTAGAGATAATGGTTTTGGTAGTATTTCTAGTGATGCTCAAAATGATATCAATAACTTAAAAAACACCAATACTAATTGGGGAGATGAGTTGTATGAAATGGCTATAAACCAACAATATGGTGTTAGTCTTTCTGGAGGAACAGAAAATAATGATTACTATTTTTCTACAGGTATTTTCGATGAAAAAGGAACAACGAAAGGTACAGGTCAGAAACGATTTAATATTACGTTAAAAGATAATTTTAAGGTTAACGAAAAACTAAAAGTTGGTGTAGCGTTATTTGGTAGTCAAACCACAACATCTTCTTATATTACAGGAGCAGATGCATATACAAACCCTTCTAATTATTCAAGAAATGCCAATCCATATTTAAAAGTAAAGGATGCGGATGGTAATTATATGTATGATCCAGATTTGGTAGAAAGATCAGATTTAAATCTAGATTATAACATTTTAGAAGAAAGAGAAAATACGAATTACGAGTTAGTATCAAGCTCATTAAAAGCCATTTTTGATGTTGGTTATAAATTGAATAAAGATATTCACTTTAATACACAATTAGGTTTACAATTAGATTTTGATAAAACTGAAAAGTATAGTGCAGAAGACAGTTACTATACCCGTAAATATGAGCAAAGATCTGAATATGCATCATCTACAGGTACTTCTTATTATATGCCTAAAGGTGGAATTATTCAGAATTGGAATGCAGATGTTTTTCAATATAACTGGAAAACAACTGCTAATTACAACACTTCTTTTAATGATGTTCATGAACTAGATGTTATGTTAGGGACAGAATTTAGAAGAAACAAAAGAACACAAATTCATACCAAAGGTTTTGGTTACAATGCAAACACTTTAACTTCTGTTGCTATTACAGATGAGCGTTCATTAACCAATTCTTTATTTGATCCTTATCAAAAAACATTGAGCGAAAATGCATACGCTTCTTTCTTCGGAACAGCTTCTTATACATACGATAAAAAATATACAGCTTTTACAAGTTTAAGATATGATGGTTCTAACTTATTTGGGGTAAATCCTAAATATAGATACTTACCTATTTGGTCTTTTGCCGGTTCTTGGAATGTATATAAAGAAGACTTTATGTATAATGTTGATTTTGTAACCGATTTAAAACTAAGAGCATCTTACGGTGTGCAAGGAAATATTGATAAATCTACATCACCTTTTGTAGTTGGAGAATATTATACAGAATCGATTCTTCCGGGAGTTAGCGAAGAAACTATTAGAGCGTTAAACGCACCTAATGGAAATTTAAGATGGGAAAAAACAGTATCCTCAAACGTCGGTTTAGATTTAGGGTTATTAAATAATAAAATCTATATCTCAGGAGATTATTATGCAAGAAAAAGTACCGATTTAATAGGTTTAAGATCTGTACCATTAGAAAGTGGTTATAATTTTATCAATACCAATTGGGCTACTGTAAGCAATAAAGGATTTGAACTTGCTATAAATACCACCAATATTGATACACCTAATTTTAAATGGACAAGTGGTTTAAATATCTCTCACAATAAAAGTATTGTTGATAATATTGAAATTAGAGAAGAAGACTTTAAACCTTCTTTAAAAGGATATAGTGTAAATGCCATTTTTGCAATTAAAACTGCAGGATTAGATAGCAACGGATTACCATTATTTTGGAAAGATGGTAAAAAAGTTTCTGCAGTAGATTTTTATAATTTAGAAGCAGGAACCAACGGAAGTCAATTAACAAGAGAAGAACACAGAAATTTATATTCTTATGTGGGCGATGGAACACCGAAGTTTAGTGGTGGATTTAGAAATAGTTTTAAATACAAACAATTTGATTTACGTGTATTAACTAATTTTAATATAAAACAAACTGTAAAAGCTGCTCCAAGTTATAACCTTGCCTTAGCACAACCCGGAAATAATTATAGTACAGATATTTTAAAAGCAGGAACTGGTAATTATCCAGCATTAATTGGAGCAACCTCTCCTGGTTTCGATACCGATTTAGTGTACACTTGGTTCAATTCTTCAGATGACGGACAAACGTATAATGACTTAGATATTTGGGTAAAAGATATTTCTTATATCCGAGTGAGCAGTATTAAGTTGAGTTATGCAATACCTAGCAAAAAGTTAGAAAAGTTAAAAATATCAAGCTTAAACTTTAACCTTGAAGGACGTAATTTATTTGTGATCGGAACAGATTATGATGGCTTTTTTGATCCAGAAACGTATGGTAGTTTATATGCACAACCTATTCCTAGAATTATTTCAGCAGGATTTAATCTTTCTTTTTAAAAAATAATTTATGAAAAAATTAATATATAGCATTTTTGTCACTTTAAGTTTTATCTCTTGTGATAAATACTTAGATATTGAACCAGTAGGGCAAGTAATCCCTAAATCTGTAGAAGAGTATAGAAGTTTTCTAACTTCAGCATATTCAATAGCCAAAAATCATAAGGTTTTAACAACGTACAGAACCGATGAATTATCTTTAAGTGCAGACGCAGCTGGAATAGAGTTTTATCAAGATCTTTTTATTTGGAATGATCTAAACCCAAGTCCTTTAACAACTGTTTTTCCGTATGCTACTTTTTACAATACTATTTTTTACACCAATCATGTAATAAATAGTGAAGCCACTATAGAAGGAAATTTGTCAGAGAAAGAACAATTGGTGGGAGAAGCATGTGCTTTACGTGCAATGCAGTATTTCGAGTTGATCAATTTATACGCAAAACCTTACAATAAAGCAACAGCAAATACAGATCCTGGTGTGCCAATTACTACAGAATATGACGCAGAAAAGGAGTATGCTGTAGAATCTGTTGAAGAAGTTTATGCATTAATTTTAAGTGATCTTGCTAAAGCAGAAAGCTTATTAAACATTCAAAAACAAGATGTTGGATATAATTATAGATTTTCTGTAGTTGCTGTAAAAGCATTGAAGTCGCGTGTGTATTTATATCAACAAAAATGGCAAAAAGCAATAGACGCAGCAAATGAAGCACTTGCTATAAATGCTGAAATTCAAAATCTGAATGCTGATACTTCTATAATGCCATCAGAATACAACTCCGTAGAATCTATTTTGGCATTAGAAACCATTGCTTCTGTAGATTTGGTTAGTAATACAACCATTTCAGATGCTTTAATCAACGCTTATAATCAAACGACAGATTTACGTTTTCCACTTTATTTTAAGCAAAATACAGACGGAAGTTTTAGTTCTAAAAAAGGGGCAGAAACTAAATTTAAAGTTTCTTATAGAACAGCCGAATTACATTTAACCATTGCAGAATGTTTAGCTGCGTTAAATAAAGATGTTTTAGCAAAAGAAAAATTAATATCATTTGCAGAAAATAGATATACAACCGATGGTTTTAATACTTATAAAGCAAACGTAAATTCATTAAAAAGTAACGACCTAAAAATAGAAATTTTAGAAGAACGTAGAAGAGAGTTTGCTATTGAAGGTCAAAGATGGAATGATTTAAGAAGAACTACGCAACCTAAATTAACTAAGATTTTTGACGGAGTAACCTACATATTAGAGGAAAACGATGCTAGATATGTGATTCCTTTTCCTAATGATGCTACTATTAATAACCCTAATTTATAAATAAAAACAGTTGTAACCCTTTATTATCTTATAGGTTACAATTTTAATAATAAGATAAAAATAACCCAATTAAATATTTAAATTATGAAGAAAATTTTTTCGATTCTTACTGTTTTTTTAACCTTAGCTGTAACAACTGTTTCATGTTCAAGTGATGATGATGCTCCAATAGAATCATCTTTGGCAACTATTACCGATTTTTCAATTGCTATTGATGGTGTAAATGCAGCTGATATTGTTTACGACTTAGGAACCGATATTCTTGTTACTGTTCCTTTTGGAACAAACTTAACTGCCGTTGTTCCTACAATTATGGTTTCAGAAAATGCAACTGTTTCTCCAGTTTCTGGTGCAGCAATTTCTTTTGTAGATGGTGAAGCTAAAACTTTTACGGTAACTGCAGAAGATGAAGTTACTACTAAAAATTATACTGTAACTATAACTGTTCGTGGTGAAGTTGGTAGTGGTTCTCAATTAAAAACTTATGAGGTAGATGAACTTTGGTTTGGTTTATCAACAACTACATATTCTTATAACGATGCTAATTTTGCTAATTCAATAACTAAAGAAGCAGATGAATGGGGAACTATAATTACAACGGTAACTGATTTGGTTTATGACGATAAAAATCAAATAATAGAGAAAAAAGTAACAGCAACTAATCAAAGCACTATTTATACTTATGAATCTGGAAAAATTACAGAAGCAGATTATTCTGTAGATGATGTATTAACGTACGTTTATAATTATACATATAATGAATTTGGAGATTTAATCTCTGAGAAAAGAACAGATAAAACAGGAGATGAAGATGAAGTAACTGAAACTTTATTTACTGTTGTTGATGGAAACGTTACAAAAGAAGTTAGATACGGAACTGATTACATTGCTACTTACGATATTAATAATAACCCTTTTAAAGGAATGTATCCAACGGCATATGCTGCTATTAATGTCGGAATTGAATCAATAAATACAAATAACCCTATTTCTGGTTCTTTAGCGGATGATGTTGTTACTTATATATATAATACTGATAACTACCCTTTAAGTGCTTCTTATACTTCTTATGATGGAGGAAATACTGTAGAAAAAACATTTACATATTACGCTAATTAATAAATAGCATCAATAACAACCCCCTTTTTTTTATTTTTAAAACAAGCACCCTTAATTTTAAGGGTGTTTGTTTATATAACACTTATTTTAAATGAAGAAATTCCGTTTAATATTCTTAGTTTTTTTGATGTGCGCTTGCAATTCAAATTCCTCTAACGAAGTTATACTTCCTGAAAATGAAATTATTCCATTAACAAAAGAAGAAGAAATTATAAAAATATATAACGAGTCTGTTTTACCCTTATTTAAAGAATATTCTGATGTAGAAATACCTACAGAATTTAAAATTGATAAAAGTGATTTAAGCATAAATGCGGGTGCTAGTTTTGGCTATGTAGAAATAAGCCAAGGTTTGATA from Polaribacter sejongensis carries:
- a CDS encoding zinc-dependent metalloprotease yields the protein MKISSLKGALLVQYLIVSILMITSLSGFSQDKKDTSDKENQEKKDSIKPTDAKKLTYQKFLKEGNVKKGLFNVYAIKEDYYFEVPDSLLSRDLLIVNKVSSVPYALNGHGLNKGMTFETKLVRFYKDTDLNKVWVKTINPRVQSPENDAITLSVKDNFGESIIEEFEIESKNTDSTSVFIKVNKIFNGKKQSFSDVLTNIGLGGSIKTNLSILESIKSFPENIVVKSLLTTSVKEGASAALPLTIGITTNIVLLPIDVMKPRFSDKRIGYFTKPMDYFSDDQQEVESRGMITRWRLEPREEDIEKYKRGELVQPKKQIIYYLDPATPKQWRPFIERGVYDWNVAFEAAGFKNVLKVKFPSKEDKDFDADDVRYSVITYAASEKQNAMGPSIVDPRSGEILESDIIWWHNLMKGLHSWIRVQTGPIDPKARPNKFSNQHMGEAIRFVSSHEVGHTFGLKHNMGASFSYPVDSLRSKTFTAKMGGTAPSIMDYARFNYVAQPEDNVTDITPKIGVYDTYAIDWGYRWMDETSAHQEIPVLNQWIRKHENDPLYFYGPQQGEVIDPRSQSEDLGDNAVKASEYGLKNLKRILPNILSWTAAEGQDYYKASKLYKAVIDQWSTYNGHVMANIGGVYINNTVYGDGKDTFEPVSTKMQKEALHYIIQNAVLPQKWLFMPNIINKVFAVRDAPDGERYYSPVSMLRIYQTNVIYALIKTDRLMRITENEVLVKDNQEVFTEEYVFDSLFEAIFKKTEKGKSLDMFDRITQKNYVDVLTVDRNKLLEKTKENTISEDANNFKNVHFSYLPRVADIGTSKRAALEKILVLLKRKKNRGNRATKAHYSDLMARIEYNLKN
- a CDS encoding SusC/RagA family TonB-linked outer membrane protein; protein product: MKKLIYLLVFIPSLLFAQQEKVINGKVIDAGFKMPIVGASVYASSAIIGNTTNTDGVIQGTMLGTTTDFDGNFSLKIGADIKFLLVSYMGYETEKIDVSKITSNVSITLKESSESLDEVVLTGYQKIEKRKITSSYAEVEMTDINQAGVASVDQMLVGQLSGVSIQPISGAPGAPSKISIRGAATLNGSSDPLWVLDGIPLEGNDIPQDFRDKDNIDNLQSYPIAGLNPEDIESITVLKDASATSIYGARAANGVIVITSKNGKKGAMRINVNANVFVTQKPDFSKLNLMNSAQKVDFELLLASRSDLKYQQDRGEVARILNNYSEYDNFRDNGFGSISSDAQNDINNLKNTNTNWGDELYEMAINQQYGVSLSGGTENNDYYFSTGIFDEKGTTKGTGQKRFNITLKDNFKVNEKLKVGVALFGSQTTTSSYITGADAYTNPSNYSRNANPYLKVKDADGNYMYDPDLVERSDLNLDYNILEERENTNYELVSSSLKAIFDVGYKLNKDIHFNTQLGLQLDFDKTEKYSAEDSYYTRKYEQRSEYASSTGTSYYMPKGGIIQNWNADVFQYNWKTTANYNTSFNDVHELDVMLGTEFRRNKRTQIHTKGFGYNANTLTSVAITDERSLTNSLFDPYQKTLSENAYASFFGTASYTYDKKYTAFTSLRYDGSNLFGVNPKYRYLPIWSFAGSWNVYKEDFMYNVDFVTDLKLRASYGVQGNIDKSTSPFVVGEYYTESILPGVSEETIRALNAPNGNLRWEKTVSSNVGLDLGLLNNKIYISGDYYARKSTDLIGLRSVPLESGYNFINTNWATVSNKGFELAINTTNIDTPNFKWTSGLNISHNKSIVDNIEIREEDFKPSLKGYSVNAIFAIKTAGLDSNGLPLFWKDGKKVSAVDFYNLEAGTNGSQLTREEHRNLYSYVGDGTPKFSGGFRNSFKYKQFDLRVLTNFNIKQTVKAAPSYNLALAQPGNNYSTDILKAGTGNYPALIGATSPGFDTDLVYTWFNSSDDGQTYNDLDIWVKDISYIRVSSIKLSYAIPSKKLEKLKISSLNFNLEGRNLFVIGTDYDGFFDPETYGSLYAQPIPRIISAGFNLSF
- a CDS encoding RagB/SusD family nutrient uptake outer membrane protein; this encodes MKKLIYSIFVTLSFISCDKYLDIEPVGQVIPKSVEEYRSFLTSAYSIAKNHKVLTTYRTDELSLSADAAGIEFYQDLFIWNDLNPSPLTTVFPYATFYNTIFYTNHVINSEATIEGNLSEKEQLVGEACALRAMQYFELINLYAKPYNKATANTDPGVPITTEYDAEKEYAVESVEEVYALILSDLAKAESLLNIQKQDVGYNYRFSVVAVKALKSRVYLYQQKWQKAIDAANEALAINAEIQNLNADTSIMPSEYNSVESILALETIASVDLVSNTTISDALINAYNQTTDLRFPLYFKQNTDGSFSSKKGAETKFKVSYRTAELHLTIAECLAALNKDVLAKEKLISFAENRYTTDGFNTYKANVNSLKSNDLKIEILEERRREFAIEGQRWNDLRRTTQPKLTKIFDGVTYILEENDARYVIPFPNDATINNPNL